A region of Lichenibacterium dinghuense DNA encodes the following proteins:
- a CDS encoding YdcH family protein, with the protein MASGAEPACAASPACHAPVVAPSRRAIEHSEFRMSLQGHIAELSRRHQTIDKQLEAEKAHPACDPVRLSELKRKKLLLKDEMAKLKH; encoded by the coding sequence ATGGCTTCCGGGGCCGAGCCGGCTTGTGCGGCGTCGCCGGCGTGTCATGCTCCCGTCGTCGCGCCGTCACGTCGCGCGATCGAACATTCGGAGTTCAGGATGTCCTTGCAGGGCCATATCGCTGAATTGAGCCGTCGACACCAGACCATCGACAAGCAACTCGAGGCGGAGAAGGCCCACCCGGCCTGCGACCCCGTCAGGTTGAGCGAGCTCAAGCGCAAGAAGCTGCTGCTCAAGGACGAAATGGCCAAGCTCAAGCACTGA
- the rpoH gene encoding RNA polymerase sigma factor RpoH: MAYALPIISGESGLTRYLNEIRKFPMLEPQQEYMLAKRWREHEDRDAAQELVTSHLRLVAKIAMGYRGYGLPIGEVISEGNVGLMQAVKRFEPDKGFRLATYAIWWIRASIQEYILRSWSLVKMGTTASQKKLFFNLRKAKSQISALEEGELRPEHVTTIATKLGVSEQDVIDMNRRLSGDTSLNAPMREDGEGEWQDWLVDDSTSQEAILADEEEKHNRHDALVDGLKVLNPRERRIFEARRLAEDPITLEQLSDEFNISRERVRQIEVRAFEKVQTAVKAGMARIESIPARAQAAALPAH, encoded by the coding sequence ATGGCCTACGCGCTTCCGATCATTTCGGGCGAAAGCGGGCTCACACGCTATCTGAACGAGATCCGCAAGTTCCCGATGCTGGAGCCCCAGCAGGAATACATGCTCGCCAAGCGCTGGCGCGAGCACGAAGACCGCGACGCCGCGCAGGAACTCGTGACCTCCCACCTCCGCCTCGTGGCCAAGATCGCCATGGGCTACCGCGGCTACGGACTGCCGATCGGCGAGGTCATCTCGGAGGGCAACGTCGGCCTGATGCAGGCGGTGAAGCGCTTCGAGCCCGACAAGGGATTCCGCCTCGCCACCTACGCGATCTGGTGGATCCGCGCCTCCATCCAGGAATACATCCTGCGCTCCTGGTCGCTCGTGAAGATGGGCACCACGGCCAGCCAGAAGAAGCTGTTCTTCAACCTCCGCAAGGCGAAGAGCCAGATCTCGGCGCTGGAGGAGGGCGAGCTCCGCCCCGAGCACGTCACCACCATTGCGACCAAGCTCGGCGTGAGCGAGCAGGACGTCATCGACATGAACCGCCGCCTCAGCGGCGACACGTCGCTGAACGCGCCGATGCGCGAGGACGGCGAGGGCGAGTGGCAGGACTGGCTCGTCGACGACTCGACCAGCCAGGAGGCGATCCTGGCCGACGAGGAGGAGAAGCACAACCGCCACGACGCGCTGGTGGACGGCCTCAAGGTGCTGAACCCGCGCGAGCGCCGCATCTTCGAGGCGCGCCGCCTCGCCGAGGACCCGATCACGCTGGAGCAGCTCTCCGACGAGTTCAACATCTCGCGCGAGCGCGTGCGCCAGATCGAGGTCCGCGCCTTCGAGAAGGTGCAGACGGCCGTGAAGGCCGGCATGGCCCGCATCGAGTCGATCCCGGCCCGCGCACAGGCGGCCGCCCTGCCGGCGCACTGA
- a CDS encoding GMC family oxidoreductase produces MSSDPFERPRAAHGRAPDVFRTGGWIPMNQHRDADEVDFAIVGTGAGGGTLAARLAEKGFSVVAFDAGPYFRPLEDFASDETEQEKLYWNDPRVVEGADPIVMGGKNSGKTVGGSMVHFAMVSLRFRPEWFKSRSTLGYGADWPIGWEEMWRYYDQVERDLSISGPINYPWGPPRPRYPYRPHPMNAAAEVLARGCEAMGMKWTPTPLATVSAPRGEAHPCVYRGFCRFGCSTNAKQSTLNTYIPRAIRAGAEIRDLAMVGRIEVDARDRATGVHYHREGKWRFQRARNVVVAGYAVESPRLLLNSATDRHRDGLANASGLVGKYLMTQPNQAVYGLSKDEIRWNKGPPSLAITEHWNYDDAKDFHGGYCWMGQGPLPIEWAKTVTASRGLWGEELRLAMQDYNHQVGVKMVGECLPSENNTVTLADQKDRYGLPVAKVTFGWGENDKELIKHALNQMEMSMEAAGVTDLFRQEEDANHLGGTVRMGDDRRTSVVDADCRSWDVPNLFVCDGSVFPTVGGVNPSLTIQAIALRTADRIEQLAAHGDI; encoded by the coding sequence ATGTCGTCTGATCCCTTCGAGCGCCCCCGCGCCGCGCACGGCCGCGCCCCGGACGTCTTCAGGACGGGCGGCTGGATCCCGATGAACCAGCACCGGGACGCCGACGAGGTGGACTTCGCCATCGTCGGCACCGGCGCGGGCGGCGGCACGCTGGCGGCGCGGCTCGCCGAGAAGGGCTTCTCGGTGGTGGCCTTCGACGCCGGCCCCTACTTCCGCCCGCTCGAAGACTTCGCCTCGGACGAGACCGAGCAGGAGAAGCTCTACTGGAACGACCCGCGCGTGGTGGAGGGGGCGGACCCCATCGTCATGGGCGGCAAGAACTCGGGCAAGACCGTCGGCGGCTCCATGGTGCACTTCGCCATGGTGTCGCTGCGCTTCCGGCCCGAGTGGTTCAAGTCGCGCTCGACGCTCGGCTACGGCGCCGACTGGCCCATCGGCTGGGAGGAGATGTGGCGCTACTACGACCAGGTCGAGCGCGACCTGTCGATCTCGGGGCCGATCAACTACCCCTGGGGGCCGCCCCGCCCGCGCTACCCCTACCGGCCACATCCGATGAACGCCGCCGCCGAGGTGCTGGCGCGCGGCTGCGAAGCGATGGGCATGAAGTGGACGCCGACGCCGCTCGCCACCGTGTCGGCGCCGCGCGGCGAGGCGCACCCCTGCGTCTACCGCGGCTTCTGCCGCTTCGGCTGCTCGACCAACGCCAAGCAGAGCACGCTCAACACCTACATCCCCCGCGCCATCCGGGCCGGCGCCGAGATCCGCGACCTCGCCATGGTGGGGCGCATCGAGGTCGACGCGCGCGACCGCGCGACCGGCGTGCACTACCACCGCGAGGGGAAGTGGCGCTTCCAGCGCGCCCGCAACGTCGTGGTGGCGGGCTACGCGGTGGAGTCGCCGCGCCTGCTGCTGAACTCCGCGACCGACCGGCACCGCGACGGGCTCGCCAACGCGTCCGGCCTCGTCGGCAAGTACCTGATGACCCAGCCCAACCAGGCGGTCTACGGCCTCAGCAAGGACGAGATCCGCTGGAACAAGGGGCCACCCTCGCTCGCCATCACCGAGCACTGGAACTACGACGACGCGAAGGACTTCCACGGCGGCTACTGCTGGATGGGCCAGGGCCCGCTGCCGATCGAGTGGGCCAAGACGGTGACGGCCTCGCGAGGCCTGTGGGGCGAGGAGCTGCGCCTCGCCATGCAGGACTACAACCACCAGGTCGGGGTGAAGATGGTGGGCGAGTGCCTGCCGAGCGAGAACAACACCGTCACGCTCGCCGACCAGAAGGACCGCTACGGCCTGCCCGTCGCCAAGGTCACCTTCGGCTGGGGGGAGAACGATAAGGAGCTCATCAAGCACGCGCTCAACCAGATGGAGATGAGCATGGAGGCGGCGGGCGTCACCGACCTGTTCCGGCAGGAGGAGGACGCGAACCACCTCGGCGGCACGGTGCGGATGGGCGACGACCGCCGCACCTCGGTGGTGGACGCGGACTGCCGCTCCTGGGACGTGCCGAACCTGTTCGTCTGCGACGGATCGGTCTTCCCGACGGTCGGCGGCGTCAACCCGTCGCTGACCATCCAGGCGATCGCTCTGCGCACGGCGGACCGCATCGAGCAGCTCGCGGCGCACGGCGACATCTGA
- a CDS encoding gluconate 2-dehydrogenase subunit 3 family protein, protein MTERSFPGYDVLDKRDTPSWNDATRSAIDARLAVPREPRFFTSDEFATLEAVCDRILPQPADRAEPVPLAAYVDAKIFSGQLDGYRFGKLPPQGEAWKIGLAALDHEAKARHNARFRDLSRADRDRLLRDMQHGRLEGDHWQGMPLEMFFTKRLVHDVTDAYYGHPTAWSEIGFGGPAAPRGYVRMDKNRRDPWEAAEAKPGEEERALRENKHVV, encoded by the coding sequence ATGACTGAGCGGTCCTTCCCCGGCTACGACGTCCTCGACAAGCGCGACACGCCCTCCTGGAACGACGCCACGCGCAGCGCGATCGACGCGCGCCTCGCCGTGCCGCGCGAGCCGCGCTTCTTCACATCCGACGAGTTCGCGACGCTGGAGGCGGTGTGCGACCGCATCCTGCCGCAGCCGGCCGACCGGGCCGAGCCGGTGCCGCTCGCAGCCTACGTCGACGCCAAGATCTTCTCCGGCCAGCTCGACGGATACCGCTTCGGCAAGCTGCCGCCGCAGGGCGAGGCGTGGAAGATCGGCCTCGCGGCGCTCGACCACGAGGCCAAGGCGCGCCACAACGCGCGCTTCCGCGACCTGTCCCGCGCCGACCGCGATCGTCTCCTGCGCGACATGCAGCATGGGCGCCTCGAGGGCGACCATTGGCAGGGGATGCCGCTGGAGATGTTCTTCACCAAGCGCCTCGTCCACGACGTGACGGACGCCTATTACGGCCACCCCACCGCCTGGAGCGAGATCGGCTTCGGCGGCCCGGCTGCCCCGCGCGGCTACGTGCGCATGGACAAGAACCGCCGCGACCCCTGGGAAGCCGCCGAGGCGAAGCCCGGCGAGGAGGAGCGCGCGCTCCGGGAGAACAAGCATGTCGTCTGA
- a CDS encoding thiamine pyrophosphate-requiring protein, translating into MSMTCGDFLIERLHAWGVRRIFGYPGDGINGVFGSLQRAEGKIEFIQARHEEMAAFMASAYAKFTGELGVCIATSGPGASHLLTGLYDARLDHMPVLAIVGQQARTSIGAHYQQQLDLQSMFKDVSGAFVETAMAPAQIRHLVDRGVRTAVAERAIATIIFPNDLQDEPYEEPKRAHGFTFSGIGYARPKVVPYDRDLQDAARILNEGRKVAMLIGAGCVDAVDEVIAVAEKLGAGCAKALLGKFVLDDGLPWNTGTIGLLGTEASSNMMAECDTLLMVGSGFPWAEFMPKEGQARGVQIDIKGDMLSIRYPMECNLQGDAAETLRLLLPLLEKKSDRSWQEKVEGWVKRSKDVVAAQAKKKANPVNPQRVVSEFSPRAPERCIVTSDSGSCANWYARDFHVRRGMMGSLSGSLASMGAAVPYAIGAKFAHPDRPVVALVGDGAMQMNNMSELITVAKYHHLWPNKTWICCVFNNEDLNQVTWEQRVMEGNPKFVASQQIPNVPYHKFGELIGFEGIYVDDPENLAEAWDRALRSTKPVVLEVKTDPEVPPLPPHITLQQAAHFMSTLAKGDQREGNMIVGAARQVLGSILPGHGDK; encoded by the coding sequence ATGAGCATGACCTGCGGCGACTTCCTGATCGAACGCCTGCACGCCTGGGGCGTGCGCAGGATCTTCGGCTATCCGGGGGACGGCATCAACGGCGTGTTCGGCTCGCTGCAGCGCGCCGAGGGCAAGATCGAGTTCATCCAGGCGCGGCACGAGGAGATGGCGGCCTTCATGGCCTCGGCCTACGCCAAGTTCACGGGCGAGCTCGGCGTGTGCATCGCCACCTCGGGCCCCGGCGCCTCGCACCTGCTGACCGGCCTCTACGACGCGCGGCTCGACCACATGCCGGTGCTCGCCATCGTGGGCCAGCAGGCCCGCACCTCGATCGGCGCGCACTACCAGCAGCAGCTCGACCTCCAGTCCATGTTCAAGGACGTGTCGGGGGCCTTCGTCGAGACCGCCATGGCGCCGGCGCAGATCCGCCACCTCGTCGACCGCGGCGTGCGGACCGCGGTCGCCGAGCGCGCCATCGCGACGATCATCTTCCCGAACGACCTGCAGGACGAGCCCTACGAGGAGCCCAAGCGCGCCCACGGCTTCACCTTCTCGGGCATCGGCTATGCACGGCCCAAGGTCGTGCCCTACGACCGCGACCTCCAGGACGCGGCGAGGATCCTCAACGAGGGCCGGAAGGTCGCCATGCTGATCGGCGCCGGCTGCGTGGACGCGGTCGACGAGGTCATCGCGGTCGCGGAGAAGCTCGGCGCGGGCTGCGCCAAGGCCTTGCTCGGCAAGTTCGTGCTCGACGACGGCCTGCCCTGGAACACCGGCACCATCGGCCTGCTCGGCACCGAGGCCTCGTCCAACATGATGGCCGAGTGCGACACGCTGCTGATGGTCGGCTCCGGCTTCCCCTGGGCCGAGTTCATGCCCAAGGAGGGCCAGGCCCGCGGCGTGCAGATCGACATCAAGGGCGACATGCTGTCGATCCGCTACCCCATGGAGTGCAACCTCCAGGGCGACGCGGCCGAGACGCTGAGGCTGCTGCTGCCGCTGCTCGAGAAGAAGTCCGACCGCTCCTGGCAGGAGAAGGTCGAGGGCTGGGTCAAGCGCTCCAAGGACGTGGTCGCGGCCCAGGCGAAGAAGAAGGCCAACCCGGTCAACCCGCAGCGCGTGGTCTCCGAGTTCTCGCCGCGCGCGCCCGAGCGCTGCATCGTCACCTCGGATTCCGGCTCCTGCGCCAACTGGTACGCGCGCGACTTCCACGTGCGGCGCGGCATGATGGGCTCGCTGTCGGGCTCGCTCGCCTCGATGGGTGCGGCCGTGCCCTACGCCATCGGCGCCAAGTTCGCCCACCCGGACCGGCCCGTGGTGGCCCTGGTGGGCGACGGCGCCATGCAGATGAACAACATGTCCGAGCTGATCACGGTGGCCAAATACCACCACCTCTGGCCCAACAAGACCTGGATCTGCTGCGTCTTCAACAACGAGGACCTGAACCAGGTGACCTGGGAACAGCGCGTGATGGAGGGCAACCCGAAGTTCGTCGCCTCGCAGCAGATCCCCAACGTGCCCTACCACAAGTTCGGCGAGCTGATCGGCTTCGAGGGCATCTACGTCGACGATCCCGAAAACCTCGCCGAAGCCTGGGACCGCGCCCTGCGCTCGACCAAGCCCGTCGTGCTGGAGGTGAAGACCGACCCCGAGGTGCCCCCGCTGCCCCCGCACATCACCCTGCAGCAGGCCGCGCACTTCATGTCGACCCTCGCCAAGGGCGACCAGCGCGAGGGCAACATGATCGTCGGCGCGGCCCGCCAGGTGCTCGGCTCGATCCTGCCCGGCCACGGCGACAAGTGA
- a CDS encoding SMP-30/gluconolactonase/LRE family protein translates to MKNVPELIRSAFGGQAPVVEPVPVELLLRAGALNGERPGWDAGSQRLFWVDIREPALHMFDPATRDDVSWEMPAWIGCYALDGRGGAMVALATGLYHITLDTGTLTPFAHAPFDARRFIFNDGRCDPRGRFFGGTMYLPLRPGDMSGEASRTPLWRYDGAGRWTGVTDPVSMSNGLAWSPDGRTMYHADTEPKTIWAYDYDLDTGTPSNRRVFAQVEVRDRSGGPDGACVDSEGFYWSCIYANGELLRFDPDGRIERRVPMPVKYPTMPALGGPDLKTLFVTSATHAMSPEERARHPDEGGLFAFEAPAAGVLPNLFSGDYR, encoded by the coding sequence ATGAAGAATGTGCCCGAGCTCATCCGCTCAGCCTTCGGCGGCCAGGCCCCGGTGGTCGAGCCCGTGCCGGTGGAGCTCCTGCTGCGCGCGGGGGCGCTGAACGGCGAGCGCCCCGGCTGGGACGCGGGGAGCCAGAGGCTGTTCTGGGTCGACATCCGCGAGCCCGCCCTCCACATGTTCGATCCCGCGACCCGCGACGACGTCTCGTGGGAGATGCCGGCCTGGATCGGCTGCTACGCCCTCGACGGGCGCGGCGGCGCCATGGTGGCGCTCGCCACGGGCCTCTATCACATCACGCTCGACACGGGCACGCTGACGCCCTTCGCCCACGCGCCCTTCGACGCGCGCCGCTTCATCTTCAACGACGGGCGCTGCGACCCGCGCGGGCGCTTCTTCGGCGGCACCATGTACCTGCCGCTCAGGCCCGGCGACATGAGCGGCGAGGCATCGAGGACCCCGCTGTGGCGCTACGACGGAGCGGGGCGCTGGACCGGCGTGACCGACCCCGTGTCCATGTCGAACGGCCTCGCCTGGAGCCCCGACGGGCGCACCATGTACCACGCCGACACCGAGCCCAAGACGATCTGGGCCTACGACTACGACCTCGACACCGGCACGCCCTCGAACAGGCGCGTCTTCGCGCAGGTCGAGGTGAGGGACAGGTCGGGCGGGCCGGACGGCGCCTGCGTGGACAGCGAGGGCTTCTACTGGTCCTGCATCTACGCCAACGGCGAGCTGCTGCGCTTCGACCCCGACGGCAGGATCGAGCGGCGCGTGCCGATGCCGGTCAAGTACCCGACCATGCCGGCGCTCGGCGGGCCGGACCTGAAGACGCTCTTCGTCACCTCGGCGACCCACGCCATGTCGCCCGAGGAGCGCGCCCGCCACCCCGACGAGGGCGGGCTCTTCGCCTTCGAGGCCCCGGCCGCCGGCGTCCTCCCCAACCTGTTCTCCGGAGACTACAGATGA
- a CDS encoding glycosyltransferase, which yields MSRPPKLLFVVTEDWFFVSHFLSVAVAARAAGFDVSVTVRVRDEALKARIEAAGVRVIPSAHERGHFGPLAMLGHARAFAKLFRAERPDIVHLVSVRLIVLAGFGALMAGVPRRVQAVTGLGLMGASRGAKARAGRAALGRLLRGPLGGKRAHHVFENREDPALLGMDPDGPRVTVVGGAGIDPAREPAQPLPPMPPLRAALVARMVHSKGVDVAVEAVRRARAAGAPVELSLCGAPDPENPRAVTEEQLRAWGAEPGIAWHGHARDVAAVWRAHHVVLVPSRGGEGLPRSLLEGAAAARAVITTATPGCATFARDGVEGFVVPPDDADALADALVTLAHDPALVERFAQAARARVLDGFTAERVAADFVGVYRGLAEGLR from the coding sequence ATGAGCCGCCCGCCGAAGCTGCTGTTCGTCGTGACCGAGGACTGGTTCTTCGTCTCGCACTTCCTGTCCGTCGCCGTGGCGGCGCGCGCCGCCGGCTTCGACGTGTCCGTGACGGTGCGGGTGCGCGACGAGGCGCTGAAGGCGCGCATCGAGGCCGCCGGCGTGCGGGTGATCCCGTCGGCGCACGAGCGCGGGCACTTCGGTCCGCTGGCGATGCTCGGCCACGCGCGGGCCTTCGCGAAACTGTTCCGCGCCGAGCGGCCCGACATCGTCCACCTCGTGTCGGTGCGGCTCATCGTGCTGGCAGGCTTCGGCGCGCTGATGGCCGGGGTCCCGCGGCGCGTGCAGGCCGTGACCGGGCTCGGCCTGATGGGGGCGAGCCGCGGCGCCAAGGCGCGCGCCGGCCGCGCCGCGCTCGGCCGCCTGCTGCGCGGGCCGCTCGGGGGGAAGCGCGCCCACCACGTCTTCGAGAACCGCGAGGACCCGGCCCTGCTCGGGATGGACCCGGACGGGCCGCGCGTGACGGTGGTGGGCGGCGCCGGCATCGACCCCGCGCGCGAGCCCGCGCAGCCCCTGCCCCCGATGCCGCCCCTGCGCGCCGCGCTCGTGGCCCGCATGGTGCATTCGAAGGGCGTCGACGTGGCCGTGGAGGCGGTCCGCCGGGCGCGGGCCGCGGGAGCGCCCGTCGAGCTGTCGCTCTGCGGCGCGCCGGACCCCGAGAACCCCCGCGCGGTGACGGAGGAGCAGCTCCGCGCCTGGGGGGCCGAGCCCGGCATCGCGTGGCACGGCCACGCGCGCGACGTCGCCGCCGTGTGGCGGGCCCACCACGTCGTGCTGGTGCCCTCGCGCGGCGGCGAGGGCCTGCCGCGCTCGCTGCTGGAGGGCGCCGCGGCGGCGCGCGCCGTGATCACCACCGCGACGCCCGGCTGCGCCACCTTCGCGCGCGACGGCGTCGAGGGCTTCGTGGTGCCGCCGGACGACGCCGACGCGCTGGCGGACGCGCTGGTGACGCTGGCCCACGACCCCGCGCTGGTCGAGCGCTTCGCGCAGGCGGCCCGCGCGCGGGTGCTCGACGGCTTCACAGCGGAGCGGGTCGCGGCGGATTTCGTCGGCGTCTACCGCGGGCTCGCGGAGGGGCTGCGGTGA
- a CDS encoding transcriptional initiation protein Tat yields the protein MDDAASRRSALKLLGAGLGLAAAPAAAVAATPAAAQGGGFASLGDLGLKLAALPRRRNVTTTTAVLSDPSQWDAEALAAVLAYGGGPKQVWSASALGWPWLTAMRNALDVQVYSYRHPDFLVASLTRGPALMALLDQPAWDKYGLAGLDAEAPNSNVFLQPRPPEAGDPAPIRDPRGPFSADDASIPALQARGAVFLACHIALWGLAGVLGSSGRDPDKAGQAKLAAALTDHLVPGVVLTPGATGTLPAFADAGFHLAV from the coding sequence ATGGACGACGCGGCCAGCCGGCGCAGCGCGCTGAAGCTGTTGGGGGCGGGGCTGGGCTTGGCGGCCGCCCCGGCGGCGGCCGTCGCCGCGACGCCGGCCGCCGCGCAGGGGGGCGGCTTCGCGTCCCTTGGCGACCTCGGCCTCAAGCTCGCCGCCCTGCCGCGCCGCCGCAACGTCACGACCACGACGGCGGTGCTGAGCGACCCGTCGCAGTGGGACGCCGAGGCCCTCGCCGCCGTGCTGGCCTACGGCGGCGGGCCGAAGCAGGTGTGGTCGGCCTCCGCGCTCGGCTGGCCGTGGCTGACGGCGATGCGCAACGCCCTCGACGTGCAGGTCTACAGCTACCGGCACCCCGACTTCCTCGTCGCCTCGCTGACGCGCGGGCCGGCCCTCATGGCGCTGCTCGATCAGCCGGCCTGGGACAAGTACGGCCTCGCCGGGCTCGACGCCGAGGCGCCGAACAGCAACGTCTTCCTTCAGCCCCGGCCGCCCGAGGCCGGCGATCCGGCGCCGATCCGCGATCCCCGCGGCCCCTTCTCGGCCGACGACGCCTCAATCCCGGCGCTGCAGGCGCGCGGCGCCGTGTTCCTCGCCTGCCACATTGCGCTGTGGGGGCTCGCCGGGGTGCTCGGCTCCTCGGGCCGCGACCCCGACAAGGCCGGGCAGGCCAAGCTCGCGGCGGCCCTCACCGACCACCTCGTCCCTGGCGTGGTGCTGACGCCCGGCGCCACCGGCACGCTGCCGGCCTTCGCCGACGCTGGCTTCCACCTCGCGGTCTGA
- a CDS encoding class I SAM-dependent methyltransferase, whose translation MPDRAAFIRRNTRLRPVPLVPEVLLHAADDATDLWAMTEADLDQANLPPPFWAFAWAGGQALARYVLDHPQEVRGARVLDFASGSGLVGIAAALAGAARVEAADIDGFALAAIALNAAENGVAVEARGDDLVGRDEGWDAVLVADVFYERDTAGAVTPWLRSLARRGARVIVGDPGRSYFDPTAFEPLAAYDVPVMRLLEDADVKRGGVWRVRG comes from the coding sequence GTGCCGGACCGCGCCGCCTTCATCCGCCGCAACACCCGGCTCCGGCCCGTGCCGCTGGTGCCGGAGGTGCTGCTCCACGCGGCCGACGACGCGACCGACCTGTGGGCCATGACCGAGGCCGACCTCGATCAGGCGAACCTGCCACCGCCCTTCTGGGCCTTCGCCTGGGCGGGCGGGCAGGCGCTGGCGCGCTACGTGCTCGACCATCCCCAGGAGGTCCGCGGCGCCCGCGTGCTCGACTTCGCGTCGGGCTCGGGGCTCGTCGGCATCGCCGCCGCCCTGGCGGGCGCCGCGCGCGTCGAGGCCGCCGACATCGACGGCTTCGCGCTCGCCGCCATCGCGCTCAACGCGGCGGAGAACGGCGTCGCGGTGGAGGCGCGCGGGGACGACCTCGTCGGCCGCGACGAGGGCTGGGACGCCGTGCTGGTGGCCGACGTCTTCTACGAGCGCGACACGGCGGGCGCCGTCACGCCCTGGCTGCGGAGCCTCGCGCGGCGCGGCGCCCGCGTGATCGTCGGCGACCCCGGCCGCAGCTACTTCGACCCGACCGCCTTCGAGCCCCTGGCCGCCTACGACGTGCCGGTGATGCGCTTGCTGGAGGACGCCGACGTCAAGCGCGGCGGCGTGTGGCGGGTGAGAGGCTGA
- a CDS encoding L,D-transpeptidase family protein, whose protein sequence is MRSGRALGILGRLALVAAGAALLAGCNEDLGVTGNARAYSPIPEATLKSMTAKSTTKNAPVLIRAYKKEAELEIWKQQADGRYVYLKTFPMCRWSGQLGPKMREGDRQVPEGFYTITPGSMNPNSAYFLSFNVGYPNAYDRAWGRTGGSIMVHGICSSAGCFSMTDGQIEEIYAIMREAFAGGQHAVQMQSFPFRMTAENMAKARLDPNIAFWRELKKGADEFEVTKMQTPVGVCNKHYVFAKAKGGASFDAESACPPLDLDGEVARALTDKEAKDETEIKKLVAEGVKPVRIVYQDGGQNPAFAHRFAEVSRPDAIAAAPTEFVLDDGPKAKPAAVQIAAARKSVGDGLSKPEPVVALAAAAIPPAPAKALPKGAKPVLTASAKPATMPDVTGSVPAAFAAAPSAYAKEEPKSATRAFFDRLMGSADAPAEAAPAAQAAGPAAAKPGTQASARKPGLDPTAVALSPAAE, encoded by the coding sequence ATGCGGTCAGGACGCGCGTTGGGGATCCTCGGCCGGCTCGCCCTCGTGGCCGCCGGCGCGGCGCTTCTGGCGGGCTGCAACGAGGACCTCGGCGTCACCGGCAACGCGCGCGCCTATTCGCCGATCCCCGAGGCCACGCTCAAGTCGATGACCGCCAAGTCGACGACCAAGAACGCGCCGGTCCTGATCCGCGCCTACAAGAAGGAGGCGGAGCTCGAGATCTGGAAGCAGCAGGCGGACGGCCGCTACGTCTACCTGAAGACCTTCCCGATGTGCCGCTGGTCCGGCCAGCTCGGCCCCAAGATGCGCGAAGGCGACCGGCAGGTGCCGGAAGGCTTCTACACGATCACGCCGGGCTCGATGAACCCGAACTCGGCCTACTTCCTGTCGTTCAACGTCGGCTATCCCAACGCCTACGACCGCGCCTGGGGCCGCACCGGCGGCTCCATCATGGTGCACGGCATCTGCTCCTCCGCGGGCTGCTTCTCCATGACGGACGGGCAGATCGAGGAGATCTACGCCATCATGCGGGAAGCCTTCGCGGGCGGGCAGCACGCGGTGCAGATGCAGAGCTTCCCCTTCCGCATGACGGCCGAGAACATGGCCAAGGCGCGGCTCGACCCCAACATCGCCTTCTGGCGCGAGCTGAAGAAGGGCGCGGACGAGTTCGAGGTGACCAAGATGCAGACGCCAGTGGGCGTGTGCAACAAGCACTACGTCTTCGCCAAGGCCAAGGGCGGCGCGAGCTTCGACGCCGAATCGGCCTGCCCGCCGCTCGACCTCGACGGCGAGGTCGCCCGCGCCCTCACCGACAAGGAGGCGAAGGACGAGACGGAGATCAAGAAGCTCGTCGCCGAGGGCGTGAAGCCCGTCCGCATCGTGTACCAGGACGGCGGCCAGAACCCCGCCTTCGCGCACCGCTTCGCCGAGGTCAGCCGGCCCGACGCCATCGCGGCCGCCCCCACCGAGTTCGTGCTCGACGACGGACCGAAGGCCAAGCCCGCCGCGGTGCAGATCGCCGCCGCGCGCAAGTCCGTGGGCGACGGGCTGTCGAAGCCCGAGCCCGTCGTGGCGCTGGCCGCGGCCGCGATCCCGCCCGCCCCGGCGAAAGCCCTTCCCAAGGGCGCCAAGCCGGTGCTGACGGCCTCGGCCAAGCCCGCCACCATGCCCGACGTGACCGGCTCGGTGCCGGCGGCCTTCGCGGCCGCCCCCTCGGCCTACGCCAAGGAGGAGCCGAAGAGCGCCACCCGCGCCTTCTTCGACCGCCTGATGGGCAGCGCCGACGCGCCGGCCGAGGCGGCCCCCGCCGCGCAGGCCGCGGGACCGGCCGCCGCCAAGCCGGGGACCCAGGCCTCGGCCAGGAAGCCCGGCCTCGATCCGACCGCGGTAGCGCTGTCGCCCGCGGCGGAGTAG